A genomic stretch from Acidimicrobiales bacterium includes:
- a CDS encoding thiamine pyrophosphate-binding protein, producing the protein MSGRSGGQCVVDSLVAHGVTTTFGVPGESYLTVLDALHDTDIGFVICRQEGGAAYMAEAWGKLTGTPGVCLVTRGPGATNASIGVHAAQQASTPMVLLVGQVATHEQGREAFQEVDYHRMFGGLAKWVTEIRSADHVGSVMAEAFHRALSGRPGPVVVALPEDVLQARTDVAAAPPRPIDPQEPSADDVAAIVASLAAAKRPVILAGGGAWTHDARRELVRFAERSRIPVVAAFRFHDLMDNHSECYAGEAGVAMPPAVRETLSRADCVLGLGVRFGEMTTAAWSIWPVPDPGVPLIHVHPDPTQFGRIHTPTVAVPARPGPMLRALLAAEVEPHDTGWRRERRDAFAATLECPPQPGPLDMGEVMAWLRAHLPSEVVVTNGAGNFTVWPNKYMLYGPDARLLAPQSGSMGYGLPAAVAAKVAHPERTVVCFAGDGDLQMNVQELGTALQADAQPIVLVIDNGTYGTIRMHQERSFPGRVVGTDLVNPDFVELARAYGFHAERVAQTDEFPAAFRRAEASPSGALLHLTVDPTQLTPTQSIAQARAHATRL; encoded by the coding sequence GTGAGCGGGCGCAGCGGCGGCCAGTGCGTGGTCGACAGCCTCGTCGCCCACGGCGTGACCACGACATTCGGCGTCCCCGGCGAGAGCTACCTCACCGTGCTCGACGCGCTGCACGACACCGACATCGGGTTCGTGATCTGCCGCCAGGAGGGTGGTGCGGCCTACATGGCCGAGGCGTGGGGAAAGCTCACGGGCACGCCGGGCGTCTGCCTGGTCACCCGCGGACCAGGGGCGACCAACGCGTCCATCGGTGTCCACGCGGCGCAGCAGGCATCCACACCGATGGTTCTCCTCGTGGGTCAGGTGGCGACTCACGAGCAAGGGCGTGAGGCGTTCCAGGAAGTCGACTACCACCGGATGTTCGGCGGTCTGGCCAAGTGGGTGACCGAGATCCGCTCGGCCGACCACGTCGGTTCGGTCATGGCCGAGGCATTCCACCGGGCTCTGAGCGGGCGCCCCGGGCCTGTGGTCGTCGCATTGCCCGAAGACGTGCTGCAGGCGCGCACCGACGTCGCCGCGGCACCCCCACGACCGATCGACCCTCAAGAGCCGAGCGCCGACGACGTTGCCGCGATCGTCGCCTCTCTCGCTGCCGCGAAACGCCCGGTGATCCTGGCCGGAGGAGGCGCTTGGACCCACGACGCCCGACGCGAGCTCGTCCGCTTCGCCGAACGGTCCCGGATCCCGGTCGTGGCGGCCTTCCGGTTCCATGACCTCATGGACAATCACAGCGAGTGCTACGCAGGCGAAGCCGGGGTCGCCATGCCGCCGGCCGTGAGGGAGACCCTCAGCCGCGCCGACTGCGTGCTGGGGCTCGGCGTGCGTTTCGGGGAGATGACCACTGCTGCCTGGAGCATCTGGCCGGTCCCCGACCCCGGCGTTCCGCTCATCCACGTCCATCCCGATCCGACGCAGTTCGGTCGCATCCACACGCCCACGGTGGCGGTGCCGGCCCGGCCCGGCCCGATGCTGCGCGCACTCCTCGCCGCCGAGGTCGAACCGCACGACACCGGCTGGCGCCGGGAAAGGCGTGACGCGTTCGCGGCGACGCTCGAGTGCCCGCCCCAACCGGGCCCGCTCGACATGGGCGAGGTGATGGCGTGGCTTCGCGCCCACCTGCCGTCCGAGGTGGTGGTGACCAACGGCGCGGGGAACTTCACGGTCTGGCCCAACAAGTACATGCTCTACGGTCCCGACGCCCGGCTGCTGGCACCTCAGAGCGGTTCGATGGGCTACGGATTGCCTGCCGCGGTTGCCGCGAAGGTGGCGCATCCCGAGCGCACCGTCGTCTGCTTCGCCGGCGACGGCGACCTCCAGATGAACGTCCAGGAACTCGGGACCGCGCTCCAGGCCGACGCCCAGCCGATCGTGCTCGTGATCGACAACGGCACGTACGGCACCATCCGCATGCACCAGGAACGCAGCTTTCCCGGGCGCGTGGTCGGCACCGACCTCGTGAATCCCGACTTCGTGGAACTCGCCCGCGCCTATGGCTTCCATGCGGAACGGGTGGCGCAGACCGACGAGTTCCCGGCTGCGTTCCGACGCGCCGAGGCATCGCCGTCGGGCGCGCTGTTGCACCTGACCGTCGATCCGACACAGCTCACCCCGACCCAGTCCATCGCCCAGGCCCGGGCCCACGCCACCCGACTGTGA
- a CDS encoding branched-chain amino acid ABC transporter permease, whose protein sequence is MSRTLVALSLLVGVLLASPGLAAAQDEPAVPTLSGVLVDDDQPVEGATIEVREIDGEFRVTVVTAPDGSWRVELPERGAVYEVELDLSTLPNDVALSPDGNAVATPRISQPGQQRIVSFLLGPGLAGGSSTGEQLAQSLVNGMKFGLIIAMSSIGLSLIFGTTGLINFAHGELVTFGAALAWWLNTQTIEATLILATVIAVIGGAALGGVVELGLMRPLRKRSLGAFQFVVVTIGCSLVGRQLIQIWIGEGNESYREYQIQKPWEIGPLDLTPRDASIMGVSLFALIGVATVLQLTRMGKAMRAVSDNADLAASSGIAVDRVILSVWIAGSGLAALGGVLFGLSEVVEFDMGFRFLLLIFAAVVLGGLGTAYGAMAGGVMIGLITEVSTVWVRPDLKFVWALLALIIVLLLRPQGILGSKERVG, encoded by the coding sequence ATGTCGCGCACTCTGGTTGCTCTCTCGCTGCTCGTCGGGGTACTTCTCGCCTCCCCTGGTCTCGCGGCCGCGCAGGACGAACCTGCCGTCCCGACGCTCAGCGGCGTGCTCGTCGACGACGACCAACCCGTCGAGGGCGCGACGATCGAGGTCCGTGAGATCGACGGCGAGTTCCGCGTCACCGTGGTCACGGCCCCGGACGGGAGCTGGCGGGTCGAACTGCCCGAACGGGGCGCCGTCTACGAGGTCGAACTCGACCTCTCGACCTTGCCGAACGACGTCGCGTTGAGTCCCGACGGCAACGCGGTCGCCACCCCGAGGATCTCCCAACCGGGACAACAGCGAATCGTCAGCTTCCTGCTGGGCCCGGGCCTCGCCGGCGGCTCCTCGACCGGGGAGCAGTTGGCACAGTCGCTGGTCAACGGCATGAAGTTCGGCCTGATCATCGCGATGAGTTCGATCGGACTGTCGCTGATCTTCGGCACGACGGGGCTCATCAACTTCGCCCACGGCGAGCTCGTCACCTTCGGTGCAGCCCTGGCCTGGTGGCTCAACACGCAGACGATCGAGGCGACGTTGATCCTCGCAACCGTCATCGCCGTGATCGGGGGCGCCGCGCTCGGCGGAGTCGTCGAACTCGGGTTGATGCGTCCGTTGAGGAAGCGCTCGCTCGGCGCGTTCCAGTTCGTCGTCGTGACCATCGGCTGCTCACTCGTCGGCCGCCAGCTCATCCAGATCTGGATCGGCGAAGGCAACGAGAGCTATCGCGAGTACCAGATCCAGAAGCCGTGGGAGATCGGCCCGCTCGACCTGACCCCGCGCGACGCATCGATCATGGGTGTCAGTCTCTTCGCACTGATCGGCGTGGCGACCGTCCTCCAGCTGACCCGGATGGGCAAGGCGATGAGGGCCGTGTCCGACAACGCCGATCTCGCCGCGTCGTCGGGCATCGCGGTCGATCGCGTGATCCTCAGCGTGTGGATCGCCGGCAGCGGCCTCGCGGCGCTCGGCGGCGTGCTCTTCGGCTTGTCCGAAGTGGTCGAGTTCGACATGGGCTTCCGCTTCCTACTCCTGATCTTCGCCGCAGTGGTGCTCGGCGGGCTCGGGACGGCCTACGGCGCCATGGCCGGGGGCGTCATGATCGGGCTCATCACCGAGGTGAGTACGGTGTGGGTCCGACCCGACCTCAAGTTCGTGTGGGCTCTGCTGGCACTGATCATCGTGCTGCTGCTGCGTCCCCAGGGCATTCTCGGCAGCAAGGAGCGGGTGGGCTGA